The Flammeovirga yaeyamensis genome segment TTCAAAAGATATTATGAAGAATGGAAGTTCAAACATCCTAATGTACACGACTTCATTCGAGTAATGGAAAAAGAATCGGGAATGCAACTTCAGTGGTACAAAGAGTATTTTACTTATACGACCAAAACAATTGATTATGGCGTGAAAAACACTTTCGTTGAAGGAGATACAACTTATGTTACTCTGGAAAGAATCGGAAAAATGCCAATGCCAATGGAAGTTCAAGTTACTTTTGATAATGGCGATCAGACGACATATTATATGCCGCTTCGTATCATGAGAGGTGCCAAAGAAAAAGAAATTGAAGGGAATTGGGTACAATTGGAAGATTGGCCTTGGACTCACCCAGTGTATACCATTGCAGTTCCAACAAAAGGTATTAAATTGAAGAAAGTTGAAATTGATCCTTCAATGAAAGTGGCAGATGTTGATCGAAGTAATAATACTTTCGAGGTCAATTATGTCATAGAAAAAGGAGCAGGTTTATAATTTGATAAAAATGGCGATAACATCATCAAATAGTCCTTGGGTAAAGTATTTTAAGAATTTCTACATTCTAACAGGTGTAGTCTTCTTGGTATGGATGATATTTTTTGATAACGATAATTTCTTCAAACGTCATGCTCAAAAAAATAAAGAGCAAGATTTGAAAAATCAGGAACTCTACTACAAAGATGAAATCGTAGAATTAGAGTCTAAAATGAGGGAATTGAAATCTAATAATGAAGCATTAGAGAAGTTTGCAAGAGAGAAATATCTATTACACAAAAAAGGTGAAGATGTTTACGTGATTAAAGAAACCGAAGATTAAACAAACGAAGGAAAAAATTCGTTTAATAATATGTTGGTGGTTCATTCATGACCGCGAATCACCAATTTAAGCCAGTATTGTTTTACAATGCTGGCTTTCTTTTTAAATTAAGAGATCTAAAGCACTTCAAACGGTATACATCTAAAATGTCTAAAGTAAATAAAGCTATATTGATAGGTCAGTTAGTGATTAATCTTCCGGTATTAATTCTAATCTTGGTGATGCCTACTCTTATAGTACATTTATCAAATAGCGTCATTTACTTTTTCTTGAGTCTTGTTTTCGGGATTATTAGTGCTTGGTTGTATTGGGCAATGTCTACTCCTAGATGGAAACTTTGGGCCTTTAAATATGTTGGGGTAGAAAATAGTTTTTATCTAAATGAACAGGCAAAATTAAGATATTTGACTTGGTCCAATAGAGGTTTCCTAGAGTTTAGAAACAAGCGATTAACAGAAGAATTAAAAAAGTTTGAGAAGGAAAGTGCCGAATACGAACAAATCGAAAAAATAAAAATAGACTTATCAACAGGAGATTCATTAAGCTACAAATTCAATAAGAAAAGTATTTATGTAGAATTTATAGTAAGGTGCTTTCTTTTATTTGTTGGTAGCTATATGTTATCGCTCGATACTTGGGTTTTAGGATGTATACTGTTATTGATTGCCTTGTTTTATGGAAATCACTTTAAGGTGCTTCGACCAGTAGTTAAAAACGAAATAGGTCTAACCATCAATGAAAGATGGATTTATATTAGTTATCCAAGTAAGAGAATTATCGATTGGAATGATGCAAAAGCGTATTCAATAAATACAGAAACCATGGAATTAACGATAGAGTATTTCCATGATGGAATGCTAGAGTCAATTGATATTAAACTTGCTGTTTTTGATATCAGAGATATCAATATGTTTGCAAAACAATTGAATATTATGCTCGAAAGGCGTCAGTATAAAGACGGTAATCAATATCCATTTTCTGATAATTAATTAAAAGGTGCATCAAATAAGCTTACTCCTAATAATTGTTCTGCTATAGGGGTTAACTCTTCTTTTGAGCCTTCGAAATGATATACAGACTGTTTATGCTGAAGTTCTTCTCCAGGTTGTAACTCTTTGGCTGCAGAGAATGATTCAAATTCGTAGAAAGGCCAGTCGCGATCCAATGGTAAATTGATTTCTCCGTTGAAAATATTCATCACATCACCATCGTAGTTGTTTTCTTTTCCCCATTCAGAATTTACATAAAGTAGGTTAGGGTCTGAGTCAAAAGAATAAACGACAATGTTCAATAAATTCATTTCGGGCGAATAGCTTCCCATAATTGGTCGGATATGCTTTTGAGGTAATCCCATTTTATTTAGATAACCCGCATCCACCTTATAAAAAGCCACACCTTTTTTTATCATTACACGACCGGTCTGATCGGTGAAATAATTTGTAACAGTATCTAGTTCAGAGGAATTTGTCGGAACAATTGCCCATTGCTTTTCGGACGGATGAAAACAGCCCAATATCCATATTGGAAGTAAACCAGTATCCTTACTCCAAGTGGTATTTCCTGTATTTTTGATGATGGTATTCGTTTCAAACCCAATTGATTTTTTATCACCATTTTGAAGTTGAATCCCTAAGTTTTTCTCTATGGTTTTAACATCAAATAGTTCGATACTTCTTGAAGCATGAATAGTAAAACTCGTTCCGTAAGCATTTTCTATCACCATATCATTTGATGCTATCACTTGCTTATTTGACGTTTCATCAGTATTAAATTTTAGAGTATCTAGATCAGCACTTACTTTCATATTTTCTCCCACCTGTTCTACATTGGGAGGAAAGAAAATTGAAAAATCGCCCACCTCAGGACCAAACCACATTCTCGATTCCCCACCGGCTTTTGATAGTTGCTGATCTGCTTTTCCTACTTTAAACAGCTTCTGATTATAATACCCTAAACTTCTTCCGTTTTCGCCATCTAAAGAAGTAGTAAACACTCTTCCTTGCCAAGAAGGTGATACCGCCATTAAAGCCTCTCCTTTCTTGAGGACGGTAAGGTCATCCACATATTGACGAAGAAAATCTACATCATCCTGAAAAGAAGTAAATTCTTTTTGAGGTGACTGACAACTAAAAAGTAAAGTGAATAATAGAGAAGGTAGAATTAGTTTGTTCATTTCGTTTGCTTTAATGTTTCTGTAAATCTAATAAAATACTAGGAAACATATAGTCGTTTACTGGTGATAAAATACAGACTATTCATGTGTGTTTATAAATTATAAGTATAGTAATCTGAAATTTAGTATGTGTTCTTGTCTCATTTGTACTGTATTTTATCAAGCAGTTGTTTTGGAATAAAAGCTTCA includes the following:
- a CDS encoding DUF6786 family protein, producing the protein MNKLILPSLLFTLLFSCQSPQKEFTSFQDDVDFLRQYVDDLTVLKKGEALMAVSPSWQGRVFTTSLDGENGRSLGYYNQKLFKVGKADQQLSKAGGESRMWFGPEVGDFSIFFPPNVEQVGENMKVSADLDTLKFNTDETSNKQVIASNDMVIENAYGTSFTIHASRSIELFDVKTIEKNLGIQLQNGDKKSIGFETNTIIKNTGNTTWSKDTGLLPIWILGCFHPSEKQWAIVPTNSSELDTVTNYFTDQTGRVMIKKGVAFYKVDAGYLNKMGLPQKHIRPIMGSYSPEMNLLNIVVYSFDSDPNLLYVNSEWGKENNYDGDVMNIFNGEINLPLDRDWPFYEFESFSAAKELQPGEELQHKQSVYHFEGSKEELTPIAEQLLGVSLFDAPFN
- a CDS encoding FtsB family cell division protein, with the protein product MAITSSNSPWVKYFKNFYILTGVVFLVWMIFFDNDNFFKRHAQKNKEQDLKNQELYYKDEIVELESKMRELKSNNEALEKFAREKYLLHKKGEDVYVIKETED